One Nostoc sp. UHCC 0302 DNA window includes the following coding sequences:
- a CDS encoding CAAD domain-containing protein, with the protein MQEPEFTETKSKETTVTEINSQTGTITKLQPPAQSQDQWLKYGEQISSFLATLPEYLGSFFNEYKQPLVSVGLIVGSIVAVKVLLAVLDALNDIPLVAPTFELIGIGYSAWFVYRYLLKASTRQELTSEITTLKSQVVGKNVPES; encoded by the coding sequence ATGCAAGAACCAGAATTTACCGAAACCAAGTCAAAAGAGACAACAGTGACAGAGATCAACAGCCAAACAGGAACCATAACTAAACTCCAGCCTCCAGCGCAGTCTCAAGACCAATGGCTAAAATACGGAGAGCAAATTTCTAGCTTTTTAGCCACATTGCCCGAATACTTGGGAAGCTTTTTTAATGAGTACAAGCAACCCTTAGTTAGCGTTGGTCTAATTGTGGGATCAATTGTCGCAGTTAAGGTGCTGTTGGCAGTATTAGATGCTTTGAATGATATTCCTTTAGTAGCTCCTACTTTTGAGTTGATTGGTATTGGATACTCTGCTTGGTTTGTGTATCGCTATTTACTCAAAGCCTCAACCCGCCAAGAGTTAACTAGTGAAATTACAACTCTTAAATCACAAGTTGTTGGCAAAAACGTACCAGAATCTTAA
- a CDS encoding ATP-binding protein: MSAEEPSTDELPTIEFPSRGKLKASSWRIHQKIGYGYFVAIGIGFFGSLTGLVIANYYRGREIRQLNQAHEQGQLLINYKDAVVGAQLQSSNLVAVLEDSKQLQSKKAQVIKSFEKAKKLEQKIGGFIDSKPRRLAAANSTLQTLLQDYGTNLKSYIDQTEDVLQKIDNQQEKSQQLSSVREELLKIMRGETAMRLDQLSEQLTRILQTAEEQEQDRQKAVEQAKGVERLIVMASMLVSVAIAAIVAWRTSRAIAEPVITVTQVAEQVARKSNFDLRAPVTTEDEIGLLAKSLNRLIERVSERTRELEQAKELAEAASKAKSIFLANVSHELRTPLNAVIGLSQLLEDDATDLGLSGDFITDLETINSAGKHLLNLINDILDLSKIEAGKMALYPEIFEIATLIHNIVLTVKPSIEKNANVLEVDVDPQLGTMYADQTRMRQVLLNLLSNAAKFTTNGKVTLTVKSEKEDIPPQAPFGVITFTVTDTGIGMSPNQQRQLFQPFTQGDTSTTKKYGGTGLGLAISRHFCQMMGGEIIVTSQPGVGSTFTVRLPLTVQD, from the coding sequence GTGTCAGCGGAAGAGCCATCGACAGACGAACTCCCGACCATAGAATTTCCCTCACGAGGGAAACTTAAAGCCAGTTCTTGGCGCATCCATCAAAAAATTGGCTATGGGTATTTTGTAGCAATTGGAATTGGCTTTTTCGGCTCGCTTACTGGGTTGGTAATCGCCAACTACTATCGGGGACGAGAAATTAGACAATTAAATCAAGCCCATGAGCAAGGACAACTACTGATTAATTATAAAGACGCAGTAGTAGGGGCGCAATTGCAAAGCTCTAACTTAGTTGCTGTGTTAGAAGATTCAAAGCAACTACAAAGCAAAAAAGCTCAAGTGATCAAGAGTTTTGAAAAGGCAAAGAAATTAGAGCAAAAAATTGGCGGATTTATTGACAGCAAACCTCGAAGATTAGCAGCAGCAAATTCTACTTTACAGACTTTATTGCAAGATTATGGAACTAACTTAAAATCATACATTGACCAAACGGAGGATGTCTTACAAAAAATTGACAACCAGCAAGAAAAATCACAGCAGCTTTCTTCAGTTAGAGAGGAGTTACTGAAGATTATGCGTGGCGAGACAGCCATGCGGTTAGATCAGCTTTCGGAACAGTTAACGAGAATTTTGCAAACAGCTGAAGAGCAAGAGCAAGACAGGCAAAAAGCCGTTGAGCAGGCAAAAGGAGTTGAGAGATTAATTGTGATGGCGAGTATGCTGGTGTCTGTGGCGATCGCAGCTATCGTAGCATGGCGTACCAGTCGAGCGATCGCTGAACCAGTAATTACTGTCACTCAAGTAGCTGAGCAAGTAGCAAGAAAATCTAATTTTGATTTGCGAGCGCCTGTCACCACAGAAGATGAAATTGGGTTGTTGGCCAAATCTCTGAATCGTTTAATTGAAAGAGTTTCTGAGCGAACTAGAGAATTAGAACAAGCTAAAGAATTAGCCGAAGCTGCTAGCAAAGCAAAAAGTATATTTTTGGCAAACGTCAGCCACGAATTACGCACGCCATTAAATGCGGTAATTGGCTTGAGCCAGCTTTTAGAAGATGACGCTACTGATTTAGGTTTATCAGGAGACTTTATCACAGACTTAGAAACAATTAACTCTGCTGGTAAGCATCTGTTGAACTTAATTAACGACATCCTCGACTTGTCTAAAATCGAAGCGGGGAAAATGGCTCTCTATCCAGAGATATTTGAGATTGCAACATTAATTCATAACATCGTTCTCACAGTCAAGCCATCTATAGAAAAAAATGCAAATGTCCTAGAAGTAGATGTTGATCCGCAACTTGGCACAATGTACGCAGATCAGACTAGAATGCGACAGGTGTTATTAAACTTACTGAGCAACGCGGCTAAGTTTACTACAAACGGCAAGGTGACGCTGACAGTTAAAAGCGAAAAGGAAGATATACCACCACAGGCTCCTTTTGGCGTCATTACTTTCACCGTTACTGACACAGGCATAGGTATGTCTCCTAATCAACAGCGGCAATTATTTCAACCCTTTACTCAAGGAGATACCTCAACTACGAAAAAGTATGGCGGTACTGGACTGGGATTGGCTATTAGTCGCCACTTTTGCCAAATGATGGGCGGTGAGATTATTGTCACAAGTCAGCCAGGAGTTGGTTCTACTTTTACCGTTCGTCTGCCGCTGACTGTACAAGATTGA
- the pcrA gene encoding DNA helicase PcrA: MTTTIDFLSHLNPSQRQAVEHYCGPLLVVAGAGSGKTRALTYRIANLILKHRVDPENILAVTFTNKAAREMKERIQKLFAEQLAMKEHGQRFDLLTEYQQMQLRSQVYRTTIKNLWCGTFHSLFSRILRFDIEKYEDEKGRKWNRNFSIFDESDVQTLIKDIVNKQLNLDEKKFDARSVRYEISNAKNQGLSPQQFEQDQPNYRGRVIADVYNRYQDKLAENNALDFDDLILVPTRLFQQNEQVLGYWHRKFCHILVDEYQDTNRTQYDLIRLLVTNGEDKKSEWKWQNRSVFVVGDADQSIYSFRMADFTILLEFQNDFGDGLEDDDTRTMVKLEENYRSCENILQAANELIENNTQRIDKVLKPTRGPGEEIYSHKADNELEEADFVIRQIRTLEHQNPELNWGSFAILYRTNAQSRPFEELLVKYQIPYTVVGGMKFYDRKEIKDVIAYLRAIANPADTVSLLRVINTPRRGIGKTTIDALVNASQQLGTTLWEILSDETSVNTLAGRATKAVNSFAEMISRWQGQVATLPVTEVLQGILEDSGYVQDLMSQGTDEATDRVQNVQELYNAALQFQEENEEVSLRDFLSSAALSSDLDNLKEGQTAVSLMTLHASKGLEFPVVFLVGLEQGLFPGYRSLGDPASLEEERRLCYVGITRAQERLYLSHARERRLYGSREPAMRSQFLDELPEELLTTQSMIRQTYTKSASAPNGKQNTTHNWQVGDKVLHKTFGIGEITHVFGTGNKVSVAIKFASLGQKIIDPRVAQLQKV, encoded by the coding sequence ATGACCACAACCATAGACTTTCTCAGCCACCTTAACCCCAGCCAACGTCAAGCCGTCGAACACTATTGCGGCCCTTTATTAGTTGTTGCTGGCGCAGGTTCTGGTAAAACGCGAGCGTTGACTTACCGCATTGCTAACCTGATTCTCAAGCACCGTGTCGACCCAGAAAATATTTTGGCGGTGACTTTCACCAACAAAGCTGCACGGGAGATGAAAGAGCGGATTCAAAAGCTGTTTGCCGAACAATTGGCAATGAAAGAACATGGTCAACGTTTTGATTTGTTGACAGAATACCAACAGATGCAGTTGCGATCGCAAGTCTATCGCACTACCATCAAAAACTTATGGTGTGGCACTTTCCATAGTCTATTTTCTCGCATCCTCCGTTTTGATATCGAAAAATACGAAGACGAAAAAGGCCGCAAATGGAATCGTAATTTTTCTATCTTTGACGAATCAGATGTTCAAACTTTGATTAAAGATATTGTCAATAAACAGTTAAATTTAGACGAAAAGAAATTTGATGCTCGCTCTGTCCGCTACGAAATTAGTAATGCTAAAAACCAAGGTTTATCACCTCAACAATTCGAGCAAGATCAACCTAATTATCGTGGAAGGGTAATTGCTGATGTTTATAATCGCTATCAAGATAAACTAGCAGAAAATAACGCCCTTGACTTTGATGATCTAATTCTCGTACCGACTAGACTGTTTCAGCAAAATGAACAGGTATTGGGTTACTGGCATCGCAAGTTTTGCCATATTCTTGTAGATGAATATCAAGATACTAATCGTACTCAGTATGACCTGATCCGCTTATTGGTCACAAATGGCGAAGACAAAAAAAGCGAATGGAAATGGCAAAATCGCTCAGTTTTTGTCGTAGGTGATGCGGATCAGTCTATTTACAGTTTTAGAATGGCAGATTTCACCATTTTGCTGGAATTTCAAAACGACTTTGGCGACGGTTTGGAAGATGATGATACCCGCACTATGGTCAAACTGGAGGAAAACTATCGCTCTTGTGAAAACATTTTACAAGCGGCTAATGAACTAATTGAAAATAACACCCAACGCATTGATAAAGTTCTCAAACCGACGCGGGGGCCAGGTGAGGAAATTTATTCTCACAAAGCAGATAATGAACTAGAAGAAGCAGACTTTGTAATTCGTCAAATTCGCACTTTAGAACACCAAAATCCTGAATTAAATTGGGGTAGTTTTGCCATACTTTATCGGACAAACGCCCAATCTCGGCCCTTTGAAGAATTGTTAGTGAAATATCAAATTCCTTACACAGTTGTGGGAGGAATGAAGTTTTACGATCGCAAAGAAATTAAAGATGTCATCGCTTATTTAAGAGCGATCGCTAACCCAGCTGATACAGTCAGTTTATTGCGAGTCATCAATACTCCCCGGCGGGGAATTGGCAAAACCACTATTGACGCCTTGGTAAACGCTTCTCAACAATTAGGAACAACTTTGTGGGAAATACTTAGTGACGAAACATCAGTTAATACATTAGCTGGACGGGCGACAAAAGCTGTGAATAGCTTTGCCGAAATGATTAGCCGTTGGCAAGGGCAAGTGGCTACGCTTCCCGTAACTGAGGTTTTGCAAGGAATATTAGAAGATTCTGGTTACGTCCAAGATTTGATGAGTCAAGGCACAGATGAAGCCACAGATAGGGTGCAAAACGTCCAGGAACTTTATAACGCAGCGCTGCAATTTCAGGAGGAAAACGAAGAGGTTTCACTGCGAGACTTTCTGAGTAGTGCCGCCCTCAGTTCCGATTTGGATAACTTAAAAGAAGGACAAACAGCCGTTTCTTTGATGACTTTACACGCTTCCAAAGGGCTGGAATTTCCCGTAGTCTTTTTGGTGGGATTAGAACAGGGACTATTTCCTGGCTACCGTTCGTTGGGTGATCCAGCGTCTTTGGAAGAAGAACGCCGCTTATGTTATGTAGGCATTACTCGCGCCCAAGAAAGGTTATATTTATCACACGCCCGTGAACGCCGTTTGTATGGTTCTCGTGAACCGGCGATGCGATCGCAATTTCTCGATGAACTGCCCGAAGAATTATTAACTACTCAAAGCATGATTCGTCAAACTTATACCAAAAGTGCCTCTGCACCTAACGGTAAACAAAACACAACACATAATTGGCAAGTAGGCGATAAAGTATTACATAAAACTTTTGGTATTGGTGAAATAACTCATGTTTTCGGTACAGGCAATAAAGTATCTGTGGCGATTAAATTTGCTAGCCTGGGGCAAAAAATTATTGACCCCAGAGTAGCACAGTTGCAAAAAGTTTGA
- a CDS encoding MATE family efflux transporter, which produces MFSEVKKCLWLAVPLAASQLAQSATGFVDTVMMGWLGSQTIASGALGVTIFSFCLLIVTGIVSAVSPLAAQAYGAGNRKKVGTIVRLGLGISLVLGIPITLLLYNSGALLLLLGQDANAVALAEIYLRAIALGFFPALGFGVLKSFLSALLQPQLVMVTVVLGTLLNITANYVLMFGKLGFPALGLAGIGWASTLSLWSMFIALTVYICNQPSFAAYNIFRPLSKKAFPLEHRRIIGEIFQVGLPIGGLIAVEGGLFTVVTFIIGQLGTNALAAHQIALQTISISFQMALGISLATTVRVGQLVGQNDLLATRLAGYVGIAIAALSMGIVGLTLWLMPKSIISLYIDINDPNNADVVVLAVKLLGVAAIFQIVDGVQVTAGAALRGLKDTRIPMLIGIFAYWCVGLFTGYTFGISSGYGAIGLWWGLAVGLAIAAIIMTLRFSKKTTNHG; this is translated from the coding sequence ATGTTTTCTGAAGTTAAAAAATGTCTTTGGTTAGCCGTACCTTTGGCAGCATCACAATTAGCTCAATCTGCAACTGGTTTTGTGGATACGGTAATGATGGGCTGGTTGGGAAGCCAGACTATTGCATCTGGAGCATTGGGAGTTACTATTTTTAGTTTTTGTCTGTTAATTGTTACTGGTATCGTTTCTGCTGTCAGTCCCTTAGCTGCCCAAGCATACGGAGCCGGAAATAGAAAAAAAGTTGGTACAATTGTCCGGCTTGGATTAGGGATATCTCTGGTACTAGGAATACCAATTACATTGCTGCTTTACAATAGTGGTGCTTTACTACTTCTACTAGGGCAAGATGCTAACGCAGTAGCACTAGCAGAGATTTATTTAAGGGCGATCGCACTGGGTTTTTTTCCTGCTTTAGGTTTTGGAGTACTTAAAAGTTTTCTTTCTGCTCTATTGCAACCGCAATTAGTGATGGTGACTGTGGTTTTGGGTACTCTGCTTAACATCACAGCTAACTATGTGCTGATGTTTGGCAAACTGGGATTTCCGGCGCTGGGTTTAGCTGGTATCGGTTGGGCAAGCACACTCTCACTTTGGAGTATGTTTATTGCTTTGACAGTTTATATATGTAATCAGCCTAGCTTTGCAGCTTATAATATTTTTCGGCCTTTATCTAAAAAAGCTTTTCCCCTAGAGCATCGCCGGATTATTGGCGAGATTTTTCAGGTTGGATTGCCCATTGGGGGACTGATTGCAGTCGAAGGGGGACTGTTCACCGTTGTTACTTTTATAATAGGACAATTAGGAACAAACGCTCTTGCTGCCCATCAAATTGCTTTACAAACAATTTCGATATCATTCCAGATGGCACTAGGTATTTCTCTAGCGACAACAGTACGTGTTGGGCAGTTAGTTGGACAGAATGACCTGCTTGCTACTCGTCTGGCTGGATATGTAGGCATTGCCATTGCAGCTCTATCTATGGGTATAGTAGGCCTTACATTGTGGTTAATGCCAAAGTCGATTATTTCTCTTTATATTGACATTAACGATCCCAACAATGCAGATGTGGTTGTCCTCGCAGTGAAATTGCTGGGAGTGGCGGCGATTTTTCAAATAGTTGACGGTGTACAAGTTACCGCGGGGGCAGCATTACGCGGACTAAAAGACACTCGAATTCCTATGTTAATTGGTATTTTTGCTTATTGGTGTGTTGGTTTATTCACTGGTTATACTTTCGGAATCTCGTCGGGGTATGGAGCTATTGGTCTTTGGTGGGGACTGGCTGTTGGTTTAGCGATCGCTGCAATAATCATGACTTTGCGGTTTAGCAAGAAAACAACTAATCACGGGTAA
- a CDS encoding metallophosphoesterase gives MKLKRRQFLFLSSLSAISAGFLIRTLSRVNSQSSNITDSTTVIAANPPKKDLLLRFVSVADTGTGAKGQYAVAGAMNNYHKQNPYDLVVLAGDNIYNNGEIEKIGEVFERPYKNLLKQGVKFQACLGNHDIRTANGDPQVQYPGFNMNGRRYYTFKRQGVQFFALDTNSNANWQNQLLWLEQELSRSNAPWKVVFGHHPIYASGIYGSNPEFIKTFTPLFQKYGVQVYINGHEHHYERTRSINGTTYLITGGGAGTRPVNHSEWTAYSAQKLSFAGYEVYPDRIEVTAIGTDNRIFDRGIIQLKSA, from the coding sequence ATGAAGCTAAAACGCCGTCAATTTTTATTTTTAAGTAGCCTCAGCGCTATTAGTGCAGGATTTTTAATTAGAACGTTATCCCGTGTAAATAGCCAAAGTTCTAATATTACTGATTCCACAACAGTAATAGCGGCTAACCCACCTAAAAAAGATTTGTTGTTACGTTTTGTGTCCGTTGCAGATACAGGGACTGGGGCTAAAGGCCAATATGCTGTGGCTGGGGCGATGAATAATTATCACAAGCAAAATCCTTATGATTTGGTAGTTTTAGCGGGAGATAATATTTATAACAATGGCGAAATTGAAAAAATAGGAGAAGTTTTTGAGCGTCCCTATAAAAATCTGCTTAAACAAGGAGTGAAATTTCAAGCTTGTTTAGGTAATCATGATATTCGTACAGCTAACGGTGATCCACAAGTACAATATCCCGGGTTTAATATGAACGGACGCCGCTACTATACATTTAAACGCCAAGGCGTGCAATTTTTTGCTTTAGATACTAATAGTAATGCTAATTGGCAAAACCAACTACTTTGGTTAGAGCAAGAATTAAGCCGCAGTAATGCACCTTGGAAAGTGGTATTTGGTCATCATCCAATTTATGCATCTGGTATTTATGGGAGTAATCCAGAGTTTATTAAAACTTTTACTCCTTTATTTCAAAAATACGGCGTTCAAGTTTATATCAATGGTCACGAACATCACTATGAACGCACTCGTTCTATTAATGGCACAACTTATTTAATTACTGGTGGTGGTGCTGGTACTCGTCCAGTAAATCATTCAGAGTGGACAGCATATTCTGCCCAAAAGTTGAGTTTTGCTGGCTATGAAGTCTATCCAGATAGAATCGAAGTTACTGCTATAGGTACTGATAATCGCATTTTTGATCGGGGTATTATTCAATTGAAATCAGCTTAG
- a CDS encoding chemotaxis protein CheB → MTSKRPSQKSQSNSTAGSASEAQQQNNENELFPIVGMGASAGGLEAFTELLRHLPTDTGMGFVLIQHLSPNQKSLLSEILSRSTQMPVTEAQEGMIVEPNHVYVIPPNKTMTISQGVLKLTPRQKVRGVAKTVDAFFVSLAEDRGSKAIAVVLSGGDGDGARGLEEIKGAGGITFAQCEDTAKVNSMPNTAVATGHVDFILPPQAIAEELGNISHHPYISHPTSEKPTEILPEGEDALSTIFSLLRIATGVDFHHYKQTTLKRRILRRMILYKLERLEDYVRYLQENPEEITALYQDVLINITSFFRDSGAFEALKNKVFPVIAKGRTPEAPIRIWVTGCSTGEEAYSIAICLVEYLTEQGINPPIQIFATDVNEVVIDKARLGIYQLSQIAEVSPERLQRFFVQVEEGYQISKSVRELCVFAKQNLISDPPFSKLDLITCRNVLIYLGSAVQKKLLPVFHYGLKTTGYLMLGTSETVGEFSDLFSLVDRKYKIYARKVASTRLGVDLIASKYPQETLNSQPRVSEDSWNDLEIHKEADQIILNRYAPVGVIVNNELEILQFRGQTSPYLQPAPGRASLNLLKMAKEGLRLELRTAIHQAKKRDEVVTKDGLEFTDDNQLKQIRLDVIPFKSHAVGERYFLVLFNDIPELGSSVSATASSGSITSRRRKTSQEQENSQLRQELRTTKEYLQSIIEEQQATNQDLRAANEEILSSNEELQSTNEELETAKEEIQATNEELNTINDELQRRNTESTQVSNDLQNLLSSINIPILMLGGDLRIRRFTPIAEVIFNLIPTDIGRPLSDINHNLNFPDLEEQIVEVISTLNHKAQEVQDQDGHWYDLRIRPYRTIDNKIDGVVVVLVDIDGLKRGVEQLRASRDYAEAIIDTMRESLLVLNLDLRVIRANRSFYETFRLLPAEIEQRQVFEIGNGQWDIPQLRSLLENLLPSETPFQEVEVEHNFEHGQKIVRFNARRLPQIEDTPMILLLIEDITQRKQLETERNHFLAQEQSARTAAETANRAKDEFLSVLSHELRNPLNSMLGWAQLLRTRRLDEARTNQAIESIERSAKAQAQLIEDLLDVSRITTGRLPLSARPVKLPPIIEAAIDIVWLAAQAKNIQLETRLNPSTRTVLVDPSRLQQVMWNLLSNAIKFTPEGGKIEVTLEYTQFHAQIQISDTGQGISQDFLPFIFERFRQSDGSRTRSNPGLGLGLSIVRHLIELHGGTVYAESDGVGQGATFTVSLPLQADLNESYLPGAVEPLIAVDETEVPVDNIPSLEDLRVLVVDDEADIRDLFATVFEQHGIEATTVASAKEAISTLLANPGGYDVLLSDMGMPDEDGYTLIRQVRALIPEAGGQIPAAVITAFASQEERIQALSAGFQMHLAKPVDPEQLIFVVASLAKRTKRFLV, encoded by the coding sequence ATGACATCCAAGCGGCCTTCTCAGAAATCTCAATCCAATTCCACTGCTGGTAGTGCATCTGAAGCACAACAGCAGAATAATGAGAACGAATTATTTCCAATTGTCGGCATGGGAGCCTCTGCTGGGGGATTAGAAGCATTCACAGAATTACTGAGACATTTACCAACTGATACTGGTATGGGATTTGTGCTAATTCAGCACTTAAGCCCCAATCAAAAAAGCTTGTTGAGCGAGATTCTTTCCAGATCAACTCAGATGCCTGTAACAGAAGCACAGGAGGGCATGATTGTAGAACCGAATCATGTCTACGTGATTCCGCCCAATAAAACAATGACCATTTCTCAAGGAGTGCTGAAACTGACACCGCGTCAAAAGGTGCGGGGCGTAGCTAAGACAGTTGATGCTTTCTTTGTTTCCTTAGCAGAAGATCGGGGAAGTAAAGCGATCGCAGTTGTCTTGTCAGGAGGCGATGGAGATGGCGCACGGGGGCTGGAAGAAATTAAGGGAGCTGGCGGTATTACTTTTGCCCAGTGTGAGGATACAGCAAAAGTTAATAGTATGCCGAACACCGCAGTTGCCACGGGTCATGTAGACTTTATTCTGCCCCCGCAAGCGATCGCCGAAGAACTAGGAAATATTAGCCATCATCCCTACATCAGCCACCCAACCTCAGAAAAACCAACAGAAATACTGCCGGAAGGCGAAGATGCTCTCTCAACAATCTTTAGTCTGCTACGCATCGCCACAGGAGTTGACTTTCACCACTACAAGCAAACTACTTTAAAACGGCGGATTTTGCGGCGGATGATTTTGTACAAGCTCGAAAGGCTGGAGGATTACGTCCGCTATCTCCAGGAAAACCCAGAGGAAATCACCGCTTTGTATCAGGATGTGCTGATCAATATCACCAGTTTTTTCCGCGATTCTGGAGCCTTTGAAGCTTTAAAAAACAAAGTATTTCCGGTGATTGCCAAAGGTCGAACGCCGGAGGCGCCTATCCGCATTTGGGTAACAGGATGTTCAACAGGCGAAGAAGCCTACTCTATTGCCATTTGCTTAGTGGAGTATTTGACAGAACAAGGAATCAATCCGCCCATCCAAATTTTTGCCACCGACGTTAATGAAGTAGTGATCGATAAAGCTAGGCTCGGCATCTACCAACTTAGCCAGATAGCAGAAGTCTCTCCAGAACGTCTACAGCGCTTCTTTGTCCAGGTAGAAGAAGGTTACCAAATCAGTAAGTCGGTGCGCGAACTGTGTGTCTTCGCCAAACAAAATCTAATTAGCGATCCGCCATTTTCCAAATTGGATCTGATTACTTGTCGAAATGTACTGATTTATTTGGGATCTGCTGTGCAGAAAAAGCTCCTGCCAGTCTTTCACTATGGTCTCAAAACAACGGGCTATTTGATGTTAGGAACCTCAGAGACAGTCGGTGAATTTTCCGATTTGTTTTCTTTAGTAGACAGAAAGTACAAGATTTATGCTAGGAAAGTGGCATCCACTCGGCTGGGCGTGGATTTAATCGCCAGCAAGTATCCTCAAGAAACACTCAACTCTCAACCAAGGGTAAGCGAAGACAGCTGGAATGACCTAGAAATCCATAAAGAGGCTGACCAGATCATCTTAAATCGCTACGCCCCAGTCGGTGTGATTGTCAATAACGAGCTAGAAATTTTGCAATTCCGGGGACAGACCAGTCCCTATCTTCAACCCGCACCTGGCAGAGCTAGCCTGAACCTGCTCAAAATGGCCAAAGAGGGGTTGCGGCTAGAGCTACGTACAGCAATCCACCAAGCAAAAAAGCGGGATGAGGTGGTGACAAAGGACGGTTTAGAGTTCACCGATGACAATCAACTCAAGCAGATTAGGCTTGATGTGATTCCGTTCAAATCTCATGCAGTGGGAGAACGCTACTTTTTAGTTTTGTTTAACGACATACCGGAGTTAGGCAGTTCTGTATCAGCAACAGCTAGCTCTGGGAGCATCACTTCCAGACGGCGGAAAACGAGTCAAGAGCAAGAAAATAGCCAACTCAGACAGGAGCTACGAACCACCAAAGAATATCTCCAATCGATTATTGAGGAGCAGCAAGCCACCAATCAAGACCTAAGAGCTGCCAATGAAGAGATTCTCTCCAGCAACGAAGAATTGCAGAGTACTAATGAGGAATTAGAAACCGCCAAAGAAGAAATTCAGGCAACCAATGAAGAACTCAATACAATTAATGACGAACTACAGCGGCGGAATACCGAATCAACTCAAGTCAGCAATGATTTGCAAAATCTGCTGAGCAGTATTAACATTCCCATTCTGATGCTGGGCGGGGATTTACGGATTCGGCGCTTTACTCCCATCGCCGAGGTAATCTTCAACTTGATTCCCACAGACATCGGGCGGCCACTGAGTGATATCAACCACAACCTGAATTTTCCCGACTTAGAAGAACAGATTGTAGAGGTGATTAGCACCCTTAACCACAAAGCTCAGGAGGTTCAAGACCAGGATGGTCATTGGTATGACCTGCGAATCCGACCTTATCGGACAATAGACAACAAAATTGACGGTGTTGTGGTTGTGTTAGTTGATATTGATGGTCTCAAACGCGGTGTTGAGCAGCTTAGAGCCTCTCGCGATTACGCTGAAGCAATTATAGATACCATGCGGGAATCTTTATTGGTACTGAACTTAGACTTACGAGTGATTAGAGCCAATCGTTCCTTTTACGAAACCTTCCGGCTTTTACCAGCAGAAATCGAACAACGCCAAGTCTTTGAAATCGGCAATGGGCAGTGGGATATTCCGCAATTGCGATCGCTTTTAGAAAACCTTCTCCCTAGCGAAACTCCATTTCAAGAAGTTGAGGTAGAACATAACTTCGAGCATGGGCAAAAAATCGTGCGGTTCAATGCCCGAAGATTGCCGCAAATAGAGGATACGCCGATGATTCTCCTGTTAATTGAGGACATCACACAGCGCAAGCAGTTAGAGACAGAACGAAATCATTTTTTAGCTCAAGAGCAGTCAGCCCGCACTGCTGCCGAAACAGCCAACCGCGCCAAAGATGAATTTTTATCGGTTCTCTCTCACGAACTTCGCAATCCTCTCAATTCTATGCTTGGCTGGGCGCAGTTGTTGCGTACGCGGCGGCTTGATGAAGCTAGGACTAATCAAGCCATAGAATCCATCGAGCGCAGCGCCAAAGCTCAAGCCCAGCTCATTGAAGATTTATTAGACGTCTCACGTATCACCACAGGCAGACTGCCTTTAAGCGCTCGCCCAGTTAAGCTTCCCCCAATAATTGAAGCTGCAATTGACATTGTGTGGCTAGCAGCACAAGCCAAAAACATTCAATTAGAAACTAGACTAAATCCTTCCACTAGAACCGTATTAGTTGATCCATCCCGATTGCAGCAGGTAATGTGGAATTTACTCTCTAACGCCATTAAATTCACCCCTGAAGGGGGAAAAATTGAAGTCACACTAGAGTACACCCAATTCCACGCTCAGATTCAAATTAGCGATACGGGTCAAGGTATCAGCCAAGACTTTCTCCCCTTTATTTTCGAGCGTTTCCGTCAATCTGATGGCTCCAGAACCCGCTCTAATCCTGGGCTAGGGCTAGGGCTTTCGATTGTGCGTCATTTAATAGAACTCCACGGCGGTACAGTTTATGCCGAGAGTGACGGTGTAGGACAAGGCGCTACATTTACAGTCAGCCTACCCCTACAAGCTGACTTAAACGAGAGTTATTTGCCGGGTGCTGTCGAGCCACTCATTGCAGTAGACGAGACAGAAGTACCAGTTGATAACATCCCATCACTGGAAGATTTGCGGGTACTTGTCGTCGATGATGAAGCAGATATCCGGGACTTATTTGCAACAGTGTTTGAGCAGCACGGAATTGAAGCGACGACAGTTGCATCAGCAAAGGAGGCAATCTCAACTCTGCTGGCAAACCCTGGTGGGTATGATGTACTCTTGTCTGATATGGGGATGCCAGACGAAGACGGTTATACGCTAATTCGTCAAGTCAGAGCGCTAATTCCAGAAGCAGGTGGACAGATTCCCGCCGCAGTTATCACAGCGTTTGCCTCTCAAGAAGAGCGAATACAAGCCCTCTCAGCCGGATTCCAAATGCATCTTGCTAAACCCGTCGATCCAGAACAACTAATATTCGTAGTTGCTTCTCTAGCTAAACGAACTAAAAGATTTTTAGTTTAA